A region from the Algoriphagus machipongonensis genome encodes:
- a CDS encoding DEAD/DEAH box helicase: MSIPTKSQAEILSKLGIANLNPMQLAAQEALQGNKDLILLSPTGTGKTLAFLLPLIDQLDHAIEEVQLLIIVPSRELAMQIEQVMREMGTGFKVNAVYGGRAGSKDKVEIKHRPAVLIGTPGRIADHLRRGVFEKEFIQTLVLDEFDKSLEIGFEQEMQNILDLLPNIKKRILTSATQDVKIPKFVRLHSPVIIDFLADKIDNLKLKRVLSPDKNKLATLIQLISKLGNQNGIIFCNFKDSIQQVSDYLADHEISHGTFHGDMEQLDRERSLIKFRNGTHQLLLATDLAARGIDVPELGYIIHFQLPNRESEFIHRNGRTARMHADGTAYILQYAEDRVPDFARDASLEELDSSPLPPPSEWSTVYISGGRTNKISKGDIVGLFLKQGKLGKDQLGVIELKTDCAFVGVKTSQVDQLLKKVGQVKLKEKKVRISLL, translated from the coding sequence ATGTCCATTCCAACCAAAAGTCAAGCTGAAATTCTATCCAAACTGGGAATAGCTAATCTGAATCCAATGCAACTTGCTGCTCAAGAAGCTTTGCAAGGCAATAAAGATCTGATTTTACTCTCTCCTACTGGTACAGGAAAAACTCTGGCCTTTCTCCTACCCTTGATAGATCAGTTGGATCATGCGATTGAAGAAGTTCAGTTATTAATTATAGTACCCTCTCGTGAATTGGCAATGCAAATCGAGCAGGTGATGCGAGAAATGGGGACTGGATTTAAAGTCAATGCAGTTTATGGAGGTAGAGCAGGTTCAAAAGATAAGGTTGAAATCAAACATAGACCTGCGGTCTTGATAGGTACTCCAGGGAGAATTGCAGATCATTTAAGAAGAGGAGTTTTCGAAAAAGAGTTTATTCAAACTCTGGTACTGGATGAGTTTGACAAGTCTTTGGAAATTGGGTTTGAGCAGGAAATGCAAAATATTCTGGATCTACTTCCCAACATCAAAAAACGCATTCTCACTTCTGCCACGCAGGATGTCAAAATCCCTAAGTTCGTTCGTCTTCATAGCCCTGTAATCATTGATTTTTTGGCAGATAAGATCGATAACTTAAAGCTAAAAAGAGTTCTTTCTCCAGATAAAAATAAGCTTGCTACACTCATTCAATTGATCAGTAAACTGGGGAATCAGAATGGAATTATCTTTTGCAATTTCAAAGATTCTATTCAGCAGGTAAGTGATTATTTAGCTGATCATGAAATTTCCCATGGGACATTTCATGGTGATATGGAGCAGCTGGATCGAGAGCGATCACTGATCAAGTTCCGGAATGGTACCCATCAATTATTGTTGGCAACAGACTTGGCGGCTAGAGGAATAGATGTGCCGGAGTTGGGTTATATCATTCACTTTCAATTACCCAATCGTGAATCTGAGTTTATCCATAGAAATGGTAGAACAGCGAGGATGCATGCCGATGGAACGGCTTATATTTTACAATATGCGGAAGACAGGGTTCCTGATTTTGCAAGGGATGCTAGTCTTGAAGAATTAGATTCTTCTCCCCTTCCTCCTCCATCAGAATGGTCCACTGTTTATATCTCTGGAGGTAGAACCAATAAAATCTCCAAAGGTGATATCGTAGGCTTGTTTTTGAAACAAGGTAAGCTTGGTAAAGATCAATTAGGAGTCATAGAATTAAAAACCGATTGTGCTTTTGTAGGAGTAAAAACCTCCCAAGTTGATCAGCTATTAAAAAAAGTAGGACAGGTCAAACTCAAAGAAAAAAAGGTAAGGATAAGTTTGCTTTAA